The following proteins are encoded in a genomic region of Thioflexithrix psekupsensis:
- a CDS encoding sigma-54 interaction domain-containing protein, which yields MTKMTVKPHLEALQFLQYYPVPAALLSPHYEILATNAAYQACYGQFFSEKTYCYAASHHYRAPCDQEGENCPLKATLETGEAHRVLHTHYTRHGESHVNIQTLPIRNVKGDIVYLLEVLHTLKIASSDAMDEGLVGRSAAFNQVLALISRVAGSDATVLLLGESGTGKDLIAQAIHKESAYAKGQFVPVDCSGLSETLFESELFGHEKGAFTGAYQRKLGLVEYAHDGTLFLDEIGDVPLNLQVKLLRLLETGIYRRVGSIEPQKANFRLICATHKPLANMVQAGTFRQDLYYRINVFPIVLPPLRTRREDIPLLCESLLKRIAPHRTLKLHESSLTFLQHYPFEGNIRELRNLLERASLLVDGSDIFPHHLNPDLNTDINALDLDVKSIPYFNTPLLPLAEVEKKYLIWAEANFSGTLKELAQQLGLQERTFYRKREKSDLTG from the coding sequence ATGACAAAAATGACAGTTAAACCCCATCTTGAAGCCTTACAATTTTTACAATACTATCCCGTTCCCGCTGCGCTGCTCAGTCCACATTATGAAATTTTGGCGACTAATGCGGCTTATCAGGCTTGTTATGGTCAATTTTTTTCTGAAAAAACTTATTGTTATGCGGCTTCACATCATTACCGCGCTCCCTGTGACCAAGAAGGAGAAAATTGCCCGCTTAAAGCCACGCTGGAGACGGGAGAAGCACATCGTGTTTTACATACTCACTATACTCGTCATGGAGAAAGTCATGTTAACATCCAAACTTTACCCATTCGCAATGTTAAGGGCGATATTGTTTATTTATTAGAAGTTTTACATACCCTTAAAATTGCCAGTTCTGACGCAATGGATGAGGGATTGGTCGGGCGTAGTGCTGCATTTAATCAAGTATTAGCCCTGATTTCGCGGGTAGCTGGCAGTGATGCGACGGTGCTTTTATTGGGAGAATCTGGGACGGGTAAAGACTTGATTGCACAAGCAATTCATAAAGAAAGTGCTTACGCCAAAGGGCAATTTGTGCCAGTAGATTGCTCTGGTTTATCTGAGACTTTATTTGAAAGTGAATTGTTTGGACATGAAAAGGGAGCGTTTACAGGCGCGTATCAACGCAAATTAGGCTTGGTAGAATATGCGCATGATGGCACATTATTTTTAGATGAAATTGGCGATGTCCCATTGAATTTACAAGTTAAATTACTGCGTTTATTAGAAACAGGGATTTATCGACGAGTAGGCAGCATTGAGCCACAAAAAGCAAATTTTCGCTTAATTTGTGCCACTCACAAACCACTGGCTAATATGGTACAAGCAGGCACGTTTAGACAAGATTTGTACTATAGAATTAATGTGTTTCCTATCGTTCTGCCCCCATTAAGAACCCGACGCGAAGATATTCCTTTATTATGCGAATCGTTATTAAAGCGAATTGCCCCCCATCGCACTTTGAAATTACATGAAAGCAGTTTGACGTTTTTGCAACATTATCCTTTTGAGGGAAATATTCGTGAATTGCGTAATTTATTAGAACGTGCCAGTTTATTAGTCGATGGGTCTGATATTTTTCCACATCATTTAAATCCTGATTTAAATACGGATATAAATGCCTTGGATTTAGACGTTAAATCTATTCCCTATTTTAATACGCCTTTATTGCCTTTGGCTGAGGTAGAAAAAAAATATTTAATCTGGGCAGAAGCTAATTTTTCTGGGACGTTAAAAGAATTAGCCCAACAATTAGGATTACAAGAGCGGACTTTTTATCGGAAACGAGAGAAATCTGATCTGACAGGGTGA
- the cydP gene encoding cytochrome oxidase putative small subunit CydP yields MQKRFLSPLQREIIAILAIKLLILYILKQCFFSEPVAQHWTVPDMDTIFFSPSTHLE; encoded by the coding sequence ATGCAAAAACGTTTTTTAAGCCCCTTACAACGGGAAATTATTGCTATTTTAGCAATTAAATTATTGATTTTATACATTTTAAAACAGTGTTTCTTTAGCGAACCTGTCGCACAACATTGGACGGTGCCAGATATGGATACAATATTTTTTTCCCCAAGCACACACCTTGAGTAG
- a CDS encoding cytochrome ubiquinol oxidase subunit I: MDSVVELSRLQFAITAMYHFLFVPLTLGLSFLMAIMESVYVITNKQIYKDMTQFWGKLFAINFALGVTTGITLEFQFGTNWAYYSHYVGDIFGAPLAIEGLMAFFLESTFIGLFFFGWDKLSKRQHLMVTWLVAIGSNLSALWILIANGWMQNPIGAEFSYETMRMEMVSFSEIIFNPVAQVKFVHTVAAGYVTGSVFVLAISAYYLLKGRDVEFARRSFAVASGFGLAAILSVIVLGDESGYTAGEVQKVKLAAIEAEWETEEAPAAFTLFGFPNQETQHTDYAVKIPYVMGIIATRSFDEEVKGIKDLIVENEARIKRGMVAYSLFQSLREQLKAGQIQEDTKAEFEKYKADLGYGLLLKKYTSEVVNATPEQIRQAALDTIPRVAPLFWAFRIMVGAGFTMLLLFALAVYFTAQRTLTQPNRRWFLWFALLCLPLPWIASEMGWVVAEYGRQPWSIAEILPTHLSVSTRSLNDLYFSLSGFIGFYTLLFFVEMFLMIKYARLGPSSLGTSRYHFEQTHVEHATLKG; the protein is encoded by the coding sequence ATGGATAGTGTTGTAGAACTTTCAAGATTACAATTTGCAATCACCGCAATGTATCATTTTTTGTTTGTCCCTTTAACATTAGGTTTATCATTCCTAATGGCCATTATGGAATCGGTTTATGTCATTACGAATAAACAGATTTATAAAGACATGACGCAATTTTGGGGAAAATTATTTGCCATTAACTTTGCATTAGGCGTAACGACAGGAATTACTTTAGAGTTTCAATTCGGCACCAATTGGGCTTATTATTCGCATTATGTGGGCGATATATTTGGCGCACCTTTAGCCATTGAAGGTTTAATGGCTTTCTTCTTAGAATCCACTTTTATTGGTCTGTTTTTCTTTGGCTGGGATAAATTGAGCAAACGACAACATTTAATGGTGACTTGGTTAGTGGCCATTGGTTCTAATTTGTCGGCATTATGGATTTTAATTGCCAATGGTTGGATGCAAAACCCTATCGGCGCGGAATTCAGTTACGAAACCATGCGCATGGAAATGGTGAGTTTTAGTGAAATTATTTTTAATCCTGTCGCTCAAGTTAAATTTGTGCATACCGTCGCGGCGGGTTATGTGACGGGTTCTGTATTCGTATTGGCGATTAGTGCGTATTATTTGTTAAAAGGGCGTGATGTGGAATTTGCGCGACGCTCTTTTGCGGTGGCATCGGGTTTTGGTTTAGCGGCTATTTTATCGGTGATTGTGTTGGGAGATGAAAGCGGTTATACAGCGGGAGAAGTACAAAAAGTGAAGCTCGCCGCCATCGAAGCCGAATGGGAAACGGAAGAAGCCCCCGCCGCGTTTACCCTGTTCGGTTTTCCCAATCAGGAAACACAACATACTGATTATGCAGTTAAAATTCCTTATGTCATGGGTATTATTGCCACGCGCTCTTTTGATGAAGAAGTGAAAGGCATTAAAGATTTAATTGTGGAAAATGAAGCGCGAATTAAGCGCGGTATGGTGGCTTATTCTTTATTCCAATCTTTACGCGAACAGCTAAAAGCAGGGCAAATTCAAGAAGATACCAAAGCAGAATTTGAGAAATATAAAGCGGATTTGGGTTATGGCTTATTATTGAAAAAATACACTTCTGAAGTGGTGAATGCCACGCCAGAGCAAATTCGTCAAGCCGCTTTAGATACTATTCCGCGAGTTGCGCCTTTATTCTGGGCGTTTCGTATTATGGTTGGGGCGGGATTTACCATGTTACTTTTATTTGCGTTGGCCGTTTATTTCACCGCACAACGTACTCTGACACAACCGAATCGCCGTTGGTTTTTGTGGTTTGCTTTGTTGTGCTTGCCGTTGCCGTGGATAGCTTCAGAAATGGGTTGGGTGGTGGCGGAATACGGAAGACAGCCGTGGTCAATCGCTGAAATTTTACCCACTCACTTGAGTGTTTCAACTCGTTCATTGAATGACTTGTATTTTAGTTTAAGTGGGTTTATTGGATTTTATACCTTGTTGTTTTTTGTGGAAATGTTTTTGATGATCAAATATGCCCGCCTCGGCCCTAGCAGTCTGGGGACAAGCCGTTATCATTTTGAACAAACTCACGTAGAACATGCAACACTCAAAGGGTAA
- the cydB gene encoding cytochrome d ubiquinol oxidase subunit II: protein MLDYETLKLIWWLFVGILLIGFAITDGFDMGVGTLLPFVARDDMERRIVINSVGATWEGNQVWFITAGGAIFAALPIVYAVAFSGFYIALLLVLFALFLRPVGFDYRSKIKHPYWRSTWDWGLFIGGTVPAIVFGIAFGNLLQGVPFYFDEDLRAFYTGSFWQLLNPFGLLAGVVSLSMLVMHGAIYLQIRTVGEIYARSQRAVWLFGGLFLGSFALAGVWLVWGIEGYQVLTMPATDALPNPLAKTVVKQAGAWLTNYERYPLTVLAPVSAFLGAGLAMWFSWMQHLKLAFISSSMMLSGVILTAGCAMFPFIMPSSANPDHSLIIWDSASSHLTLTIMFYATVIFLPLIIFYTSWVYRVLRGKITAQHIEAHQHSAY from the coding sequence ATGTTGGATTATGAAACATTAAAACTGATTTGGTGGTTATTTGTGGGTATTCTGCTCATCGGTTTTGCGATTACAGATGGTTTTGATATGGGCGTGGGGACTTTGCTGCCTTTTGTCGCACGCGATGACATGGAACGGCGTATTGTGATTAATAGTGTGGGCGCGACTTGGGAAGGCAATCAGGTTTGGTTCATTACGGCAGGCGGGGCGATTTTTGCCGCGTTGCCTATCGTCTATGCGGTTGCTTTTTCAGGCTTTTATATTGCGTTATTGCTGGTTTTATTTGCGTTATTTTTACGTCCTGTGGGCTTTGATTATCGCAGTAAAATTAAACATCCGTATTGGCGTTCTACATGGGATTGGGGTTTATTTATTGGTGGAACAGTGCCTGCGATTGTATTTGGTATTGCGTTTGGGAACTTATTACAAGGCGTGCCATTTTATTTTGATGAGGATTTGCGGGCATTTTATACGGGCAGTTTTTGGCAATTGCTGAATCCTTTTGGTTTATTAGCGGGCGTGGTGAGTCTTTCTATGTTGGTGATGCACGGGGCGATTTATTTGCAAATTCGCACAGTGGGAGAGATTTATGCGCGGAGTCAGCGGGCAGTGTGGTTATTTGGAGGCTTATTTTTGGGCAGTTTTGCGTTGGCGGGAGTGTGGTTGGTGTGGGGAATTGAGGGCTATCAGGTGTTGACCATGCCCGCTACGGACGCGCTTCCCAATCCCTTAGCCAAAACAGTTGTAAAACAAGCAGGCGCGTGGCTCACCAATTACGAACGTTATCCTTTGACCGTTTTAGCTCCTGTGAGTGCTTTTTTAGGCGCGGGATTGGCGATGTGGTTTTCTTGGATGCAGCATTTAAAATTGGCTTTTATCAGCAGTAGCATGATGTTATCGGGGGTTATTTTGACGGCGGGTTGTGCGATGTTTCCTTTTATCATGCCCTCCAGTGCCAATCCTGATCACAGTTTAATCATTTGGGATTCTGCATCGAGTCATTTAACTTTGACCATTATGTTTTATGCGACGGTGATTTTTTTACCCTTGATTATTTTTTACACCAGTTGGGTTTATCGGGTGTTGCGTGGCAAAATCACCGCACAACATATTGAAGCACATCAACATTCTGCGTATTAA
- the cydX gene encoding cytochrome bd-I oxidase subunit CydX, producing MWYFAWMLGTALACSLGIINVLWLEAQDSAETEENK from the coding sequence ATGTGGTATTTTGCATGGATGTTAGGGACAGCTTTGGCGTGTTCATTGGGGATTATCAATGTGTTGTGGTTAGAAGCCCAAGACAGTGCAGAGACAGAAGAAAATAAATAA
- a CDS encoding DUF2202 domain-containing protein, with the protein MTEKNAAGSGYSCCGGRGHHGHHGHHGMCGSIALQGGDLLEADKHSILYLHEEEKLARDVYLSLARHWDSLIHQHVSESEQRHIDRIGDLITVYHLDDLLSADVGVFRNTDLQKLYDELVARGQKTAHDALLVGAWVEEADIQDLQQALTKTKNPDLINTYEHLLQASYRHLNLFVRTWMAQSEMFYTAQILPQATVDAILGAGQVCQI; encoded by the coding sequence TTGACAGAAAAAAATGCGGCGGGTTCAGGTTATTCTTGTTGTGGTGGTCGCGGACATCACGGACATCACGGACATCATGGAATGTGTGGTTCAATTGCGCTACAAGGTGGTGATTTGTTGGAGGCAGATAAGCACAGTATTTTGTATTTGCATGAAGAAGAAAAGTTGGCACGAGACGTTTATTTGTCTTTAGCTCGGCATTGGGATTCGTTGATTCATCAACATGTTTCTGAATCAGAACAACGACATATCGACAGAATTGGTGATTTAATCACGGTTTATCACTTGGATGATTTGCTGTCAGCCGATGTGGGGGTATTTAGAAATACTGACCTGCAAAAATTGTACGACGAATTGGTGGCGCGTGGACAAAAAACTGCCCATGATGCGTTATTGGTGGGTGCGTGGGTGGAAGAGGCGGATATTCAGGATTTGCAGCAGGCTTTAACGAAGACAAAAAACCCTGATTTAATAAATACTTATGAGCATTTATTACAGGCTTCATACCGTCATTTAAATTTATTTGTGCGCACGTGGATGGCGCAATCTGAAATGTTTTACACTGCGCAAATTTTGCCCCAAGCCACCGTAGATGCCATTTTGGGAGCGGGGCAAGTATGTCAAATTTAG
- a CDS encoding SLAC1 anion channel family protein, with product MTQHNTVSVDDPVNRLQHFPVTFFAVVMGLSGLAISYQKAHEVLGLPHWIGMGLAYLVLILFAVISLIYGLKMVKYPAEVRGEFTHPIRLNFFAAISISMLLIAVIYHSIQASMAIYAWYAGAILHLFLTLYVLSFWINHNVEIHHSNPAWFIPIVGNVIIPVAGIHYVPTEIVFFFFSIGLFFWLVLFTLIFYRIIFHHQLVEKFMPTLFIFIAPPAIGFVAYVKMVGQLDLTGQLLYNVGLFFTLLLFFMYKNFTRLKFFISWWAFTFPMAAMTIATIVRYQLTQQPFFEFLSYILLILSTLIITTVAVRTIQHIIKGEICVVEK from the coding sequence ATGACTCAGCATAATACTGTTTCTGTGGACGACCCAGTTAATCGTTTACAGCATTTTCCGGTGACTTTTTTTGCGGTGGTGATGGGGCTTTCGGGCTTGGCGATTTCGTATCAAAAAGCCCACGAGGTATTGGGTTTGCCGCATTGGATAGGGATGGGTTTGGCGTATTTGGTTTTGATTTTATTTGCGGTTATTTCGCTTATTTATGGGTTAAAAATGGTCAAATATCCTGCCGAAGTGCGCGGTGAATTTACCCATCCCATTCGCCTTAATTTTTTCGCGGCCATTAGCATTTCTATGTTACTGATCGCCGTTATTTATCATTCAATTCAAGCGAGTATGGCCATTTACGCATGGTATGCGGGTGCGATTTTGCATTTATTTTTAACGCTCTATGTCTTGAGTTTTTGGATTAATCATAATGTAGAAATTCATCATTCTAATCCCGCTTGGTTTATTCCCATTGTGGGTAATGTGATTATCCCTGTGGCAGGAATTCATTATGTACCAACGGAAATTGTGTTTTTTTTCTTTTCCATTGGTCTATTTTTCTGGTTGGTTTTATTTACATTAATTTTTTATCGCATTATTTTTCATCATCAATTAGTGGAAAAATTTATGCCGACTTTGTTTATTTTCATTGCTCCGCCCGCGATTGGATTTGTGGCTTATGTCAAAATGGTGGGGCAATTGGATTTAACAGGACAGCTTTTATATAACGTGGGTTTATTTTTTACCTTATTATTATTTTTTATGTATAAGAATTTTACCCGTTTAAAATTCTTTATTTCATGGTGGGCGTTTACTTTTCCGATGGCGGCGATGACTATTGCAACAATCGTGCGTTATCAATTGACACAACAGCCTTTTTTTGAGTTTCTTTCTTACATTTTATTAATCCTAAGCACGCTCATTATTACCACGGTGGCTGTGCGTACCATTCAGCATATTATTAAGGGGGAAATTTGCGTGGTAGAAAAGTGA
- a CDS encoding YhdP family protein, protein MIKLLRLIFISILVNGLLVVFLLGLLILTYPYYSPILRDEIEKILSQQLQHPIRFETIHLTFINHHLTLQMREVRFPTPTTQATDLHVKQAQVQIDLLHSLRSKTMQLSKIQLDIQQLTLFQWENHYGVFPFFPSDHASDNPTWLTWLQQQPLELNVDQIHLWSVEQQQGAVIPLFSLHWRATESAKKSRLQPAGFNVYIEPHQVITDAFTVTIPSVPVSSLVTGLNFFAKDQIEDQLLNYLLHTQGHLQQIILSYQSPKDWSLHFDLQQIANQATAQWPALDNLNAHIELNPHHGELQLRHSDVHWQPLALYQETITLKRLNGRFRWQKLNAKDWRISQLHLQTYLDNQYPVLLQGELALIKEKISSQLSLSIPQLPLIQIHRYIPEQAIPHTARWLKSALTGGYLNEIQIDFTGLMEDWFSAEKAGFNAQGKITEGQLHYHPNWPALKNINADIQIQGKTLQVNAQKTDLLQRSHSPYVKAIIPDLSADSPILTVQAHVESDMAEGIDFIRVSPVRKVINPDQDLPKMTGKMGLALDLMIPLDKKQESEVKGEIEFKNVELYDSKLNLQLEQLMGSVKFDSEQLQAQLQGQWAKKAVTVQLISALNDAKAPVKVTLSGQADVAFLERQRQHFAPAFNSLNLSDYLAGEMAWQLHVSIPNRKQRSTHQANTQLQFNSDLKGLAILLPAPFGKNKQEVRHLTIEATLPESFTDSPVLFSLNDNDNLALFLQLDKNKPIKALLQLGSAAINQTISTVQLPVEGWMIHGHLKEFDPMAWYKIVAKFRSGQKDSFSLPALQLDIAIDHVPLTVLHLSPVQLELQHQNHHWQLQIDSTGIKGDINYHPDHTVMAKLKKLHITPFIDQEKQKKEKTIIQLEPAQMPEMEIAIADFIVDQYRFGHLTLKAQHDSPTDLHYHAAIDNDYLTVVARGHWQGEKDQQRSTLILSGISDNMGLGLQQLNVTHPPIADGRLEWLLDLIWPGNPSAFRLNKVVGTLSLLLTEGHLVALNPGTVGRMMSLFDLQALPRRLSMDFRDVFDEGLGFAIIAGDFAILDGYAKTDNLIVQSSAARVLITGKTNFLHKTYQQIATVTPHISNTLPIAGIIAGGLTAGAVTLIVQRLLQEQIDKTIQYHYQITGDWAEPIVERITH, encoded by the coding sequence TTGATTAAGCTATTACGTTTAATTTTTATTAGCATTTTGGTGAATGGGTTATTGGTTGTTTTTTTATTGGGTTTATTGATTCTGACTTACCCTTATTATTCTCCGATTTTGCGTGATGAAATTGAAAAAATATTAAGTCAACAATTACAACATCCTATCCGTTTTGAAACCATCCATCTTACCTTCATCAATCACCACCTGACGCTGCAAATGCGTGAGGTGCGTTTTCCCACGCCCACGACTCAAGCCACTGATCTGCATGTTAAACAAGCGCAGGTGCAAATTGATCTTTTGCACAGTTTACGCAGTAAAACCATGCAGTTAAGCAAAATTCAGCTTGATATACAGCAACTAACCTTGTTTCAATGGGAAAATCACTATGGTGTTTTCCCATTTTTCCCCTCCGACCACGCCAGTGACAATCCCACTTGGCTGACATGGTTACAACAGCAACCGCTAGAATTAAACGTGGATCAAATTCACCTTTGGTCAGTAGAACAGCAACAAGGGGCAGTGATACCGTTATTCTCTCTCCACTGGCGTGCGACAGAATCAGCGAAAAAGTCGCGTTTACAGCCAGCCGGGTTTAACGTTTACATTGAACCCCATCAAGTTATTACAGATGCTTTTACGGTGACTATTCCGTCTGTTCCTGTGTCTTCTTTAGTGACGGGATTAAATTTTTTTGCCAAAGATCAAATAGAGGATCAATTATTAAATTATTTACTCCACACGCAAGGGCATTTACAACAAATTATTTTAAGCTATCAATCGCCTAAAGATTGGTCATTGCATTTTGATTTGCAACAGATTGCCAATCAAGCCACTGCACAATGGCCAGCCCTAGATAATTTAAATGCCCACATCGAATTGAATCCCCATCATGGAGAATTGCAATTACGACACAGCGATGTACATTGGCAGCCGCTTGCATTATATCAAGAAACCATCACATTAAAACGTTTAAATGGTCGCTTTCGTTGGCAGAAATTAAACGCCAAAGATTGGCGCATTTCTCAGCTTCATTTACAAACTTATTTGGACAATCAATATCCTGTTTTATTACAAGGAGAATTGGCGTTAATAAAAGAAAAAATCAGCAGTCAATTATCGTTGTCCATTCCACAACTGCCTTTAATTCAAATACATCGTTACATTCCAGAACAAGCCATTCCGCACACGGCTCGTTGGTTAAAATCTGCTTTAACAGGTGGTTATCTCAATGAGATTCAAATTGATTTCACAGGCTTAATGGAAGATTGGTTTTCTGCCGAAAAAGCAGGATTTAATGCACAAGGTAAAATTACCGAAGGTCAATTGCATTATCATCCCAATTGGCCTGCGTTAAAAAATATTAATGCAGACATTCAAATACAAGGTAAAACTTTACAAGTGAATGCGCAAAAGACAGATTTATTGCAACGCAGTCATTCGCCTTATGTTAAAGCCATTATTCCTGATTTATCAGCAGATTCACCTATTTTAACTGTACAAGCACATGTCGAAAGTGATATGGCTGAAGGTATTGATTTTATTCGTGTTAGTCCTGTGAGAAAGGTGATTAATCCCGATCAAGATTTACCCAAAATGACCGGTAAAATGGGATTAGCATTAGATTTAATGATTCCATTAGATAAGAAACAGGAAAGCGAGGTAAAAGGAGAAATTGAATTTAAAAATGTAGAATTATACGATTCCAAATTAAATCTACAATTAGAGCAATTAATGGGATCAGTAAAATTTGACAGCGAACAGTTACAAGCCCAATTACAAGGACAATGGGCAAAAAAAGCCGTGACAGTGCAGTTAATATCGGCTTTAAATGATGCTAAAGCTCCCGTGAAAGTGACTTTATCAGGTCAAGCCGATGTGGCATTTTTAGAACGGCAACGGCAGCATTTTGCGCCGGCATTCAATTCACTGAATTTATCCGATTATTTAGCGGGGGAAATGGCTTGGCAATTACACGTTTCCATTCCCAATCGCAAGCAACGCTCAACCCATCAGGCTAATACCCAATTGCAATTTAACAGCGATTTAAAAGGATTAGCGATTTTATTACCTGCGCCATTCGGTAAAAATAAACAGGAAGTACGTCATTTAACCATAGAAGCAACATTACCTGAATCATTCACCGATTCTCCCGTGTTATTTTCATTAAATGATAACGATAATTTAGCCTTATTTTTACAATTGGATAAAAACAAACCTATCAAAGCCTTATTACAACTGGGATCGGCTGCAATAAATCAAACGATTTCCACCGTTCAATTACCTGTAGAAGGCTGGATGATTCATGGGCATTTAAAAGAATTTGATCCGATGGCTTGGTATAAAATAGTAGCAAAATTTCGTAGTGGACAAAAGGATTCCTTTTCACTCCCCGCTTTACAATTGGATATTGCGATTGATCATGTGCCATTAACCGTTTTACATTTATCTCCCGTACAATTAGAATTGCAACATCAAAATCATCACTGGCAATTACAAATAGACAGCACAGGCATTAAAGGTGACATTAATTATCACCCCGATCATACTGTAATGGCTAAGTTAAAAAAACTGCATATAACGCCTTTTATTGATCAAGAAAAACAAAAAAAAGAAAAGACCATCATTCAATTAGAACCTGCGCAAATGCCTGAGATGGAAATAGCAATTGCTGATTTTATTGTGGATCAATATCGTTTTGGACATTTGACCTTAAAAGCACAACATGATTCTCCCACTGATCTGCATTATCATGCGGCAATTGATAATGATTATTTAACCGTGGTGGCACGTGGCCATTGGCAGGGAGAAAAAGATCAACAACGCAGCACGTTAATATTATCAGGAATTAGTGATAATATGGGTTTAGGTTTGCAGCAATTAAATGTCACGCATCCACCGATTGCAGATGGGCGTTTAGAATGGTTATTAGACTTAATTTGGCCGGGCAATCCAAGTGCATTTCGTTTAAATAAAGTGGTGGGAACGCTGAGTTTATTATTAACTGAAGGGCATTTGGTCGCGCTTAACCCCGGTACGGTGGGGAGAATGATGAGTTTATTTGATTTGCAAGCCTTACCGCGGCGTTTAAGCATGGATTTTAGAGATGTTTTTGATGAGGGATTAGGTTTTGCGATTATTGCGGGCGATTTTGCCATTCTTGACGGTTATGCAAAAACGGATAATTTAATTGTGCAATCTTCAGCGGCTCGTGTGTTAATTACAGGCAAAACAAATTTTTTACATAAAACTTATCAACAAATTGCCACGGTGACTCCACATATTAGCAATACTTTACCGATTGCAGGCATTATTGCAGGTGGATTAACGGCGGGAGCAGTGACATTAATTGTGCAGCGTTTATTACAAGAACAAATTGATAAAACCATTCAGTATCATTATCAAATTACAGGAGATTGGGCAGAGCCTATTGTAGAGCGAATAACGCATTAA